A region of Toxorhynchites rutilus septentrionalis strain SRP chromosome 1, ASM2978413v1, whole genome shotgun sequence DNA encodes the following proteins:
- the LOC129772083 gene encoding ubiquitin carboxyl-terminal hydrolase 30 homolog: MEGDKLLMAAGVTAAVVVGAFVFWGPTGSSRLRQRRGQIAGLHNFGKTCFLNTLLQALAACPQFIAWLQLHNPKDKKSLVSSLQNVLEVVNGTHPTLRGDPYSPGAVIRALNSLGWVIPPDEHDTHELLHVLLNSLEEEVTKPKQIGCLSDALGEEELRAMMPPARPSSAMLSDFCNAEYDESTNLTRYARSEAHTPDSPHSNCTETEDSMSVQDGSLLDCAGSPPSIISSFSGRPSRPRSILATDVAQNGGLNKRNSGSCRSLERLTRGPGRVSVWGDRKQIQVPHPFRGGLSSQLCCSGCGYKSVVRYDKFDSITLSLPEIKNPGISLGSLLTEFIQPETLHGVQCESCNETATHTKTLTFGKLPACLCIHIARTTWLPTGHAYKRQDFVHFPETLSMAPYSFVQPSLNSAMSTPWGSTMSLYSASLGATAYDAVIGGGGGGAPEQNTPVGSVGSAFSFGGSYTFGAMFPRNLYRLLAVIVHSGEANSGHFVTYRRGALRNSHKWYYTSDTIVKEVTIEEVLSTPAYMLFYDRGPTSKYNQASGGSGGTGVGSSVGSSGFGQ, translated from the exons ATGGAGGGCGACAAACTCCTCATGGCAGCAGGGGTGACCGCGGCCGTGGTTGTGGGTGCGTTTGTTTTCTGGGGCCCAACTG GCTCATCCCGATTGCGCCAGCGTCGGGGTCAAATCGCGGGATTACATAATTTCGGGAAAACTTGTTTTCTCAATACGCTACTGCAGGCGCTGGCCGCATGCCCGCAGTTTATAGCATGGCTGCAGCTTCACAATCCTAAGGACAAGAAAAGTTTGGTGAGCTCCCTTCAGAACGTTCTGGAGGTTGTGAATGGTACACATCCGACACTCCGCGGGGATCCATACTCTCCGGGAGCCGTTATTCGGGCGCTGAATTCCCTAGGTTGGGTCATTCCACCGGATGAACACGATACGCATGAGTTGCTACACGTGCTACTGAACTCCCTGGAAGAGGAAGTAACTAAACCGAAGCAAATCGGTTGCCTTTCGGACGCCCTTGGGGAAGAAGAGCTCCGGGCAATGATGCCACCTGCTAGACCCTCCAGTGCGATGCTTTCCGACTTTTGTAACGCTGAGTACGATGAGTCCACCAATTTGACGCGTTATGCGCGGTCCGAGGCGCACACACCGGATTCTCCCCACTCTAACTGCACCGAGACCGAAGATTCCATGTCGGTCCAAGATGGTTCGCTGCTGGATTGCGCCGGTTCACCGCCTTCGATTATATCCAGCTTCTCCGGGAGACCCAGCAGACCACGATCGATTCTTGCAACCGATGTGGCCCAGAATGGGGGCCTCAATAAGAGGAACTCGGGCTCATGTAGGTCTCTGGAACGGTTGACCCGAGGACCGGGTCGGGTGTCGGTTTGGGGCGACCGGAAGCAGATTCAAGTTCCCCACCCGTTCCGAGGAGGGTTGAGTAGTCAGCTGTGCTGCTCCGGCTGTGGATACAAATCTGTGGTGCGGTACGACAAATTCGACAGCATTACGCTGTCGCTGCCGGAGATCAAGAATCCGGGCATTTCGCTCGGAAGCCTGCTGACGGAATTCATCCAACCGGAAACGCTGCACGGAGTGCAGTGTGAGTCCTGCAACGAAACGGCAACCCACACGAAGACGCTGACGTTCGGAAAGCTGCCGGCGTGTTTGTGCATTCACATTGCCCGGACCACGTGGCTTCCCACGGGACACGCCTACAAGCGGCAGGATTTCGTTCACTTCCCCGAGACGCTTTCGATGGCTCCGTACAGCTTCGTGCAGCCCAGTTTGAACAGTGCCATGAGTACCCCCTGGGGTTCCACAATGTCGCTTTATTCGGCCAGCCTCGGGGCGACGGCTTACGATGCTGTgattggtggtggtggtggtggcgcACCTGAACAAAACACACCGGTTGGTTCGGTTGGGAGTGCGTTCAGCTTTGGTGGGTCGTATACCTTTGGGGCTATGTTCCCTCGGAATCTGTATCGACTGCTGGCAGTGATTGTGCACTCGGGGGAGGCAAACAGTGGCCATTTCGTGACCTACAGGCGTGGTGCACTGAGGAATTCACACAA GTGGTACTACACTTCGGACACGATCGTCAAGGAGGTGACGATCGAGGAGGTGCTAAGCACTCCGGCTTACATGCTGTTCTACGATCGGGGACCAACGTCCAAGTATAACCAGGCTAGTGGTGGAAGTGGAGGAACAGGGGTAGGTTCGAGCGTAGGGTCCTCCGGATTTGGACAGTAA